One window of the Vigna radiata var. radiata cultivar VC1973A chromosome 1, Vradiata_ver6, whole genome shotgun sequence genome contains the following:
- the LOC106756464 gene encoding LEAF RUST 10 DISEASE-RESISTANCE LOCUS RECEPTOR-LIKE PROTEIN KINASE-like 2.7, with amino-acid sequence MDHHVLSLVTISIFFFLTTSPQSHCQEEGTKFSRCSRPDTCGKVSNIYYPFWGQNRPSYCASTEQLKLNCEEPNQQTNFQLDSQNFTVLKIDALYETMRLVRTDIVYDDCSSDLTNTSLSSTVFKYPETVHNITVFYGCPSGFSFGERNFTCKNDRTQFGFYAEMTDGLSAEFPELEQCELRIQVPIFREFLLVSDGGIDSLKEAASRGFDVYYRAADGKRCRTCEESKGFCGSMEISKNQFACHCSDGSEDLECYGYSANHSSS; translated from the coding sequence ATGGATCACCATGTCCTTTCACTCGTCACCAtctctatcttcttcttcttaacTACCTCTCCACAATCCCACTGCCAAGAAGAAGGAACCAAATTCTCACGGTGTAGCAGACCAGACACCTGCGGAAAAGTGTCCAACATTTACTACCCTTTCTGGGGTCAGAACCGACCCAGTTACTGTGCCAGCACCGAGCAGTTAAAACTCAACTGTGAAGAACCTAACCAACAAACTAATTTTCAACTTGATTCGCAGAATTTCACAGTGCTAAAGATTGATGCATTATATGAAACCATGAGGTTGGTTCGAACAGACATCGTCTATGATGATTGTTCCTCGGACTTAACTAACACCTCTTTGAGCTCCACCGTCTTTAAATACCCCGAAACCGTGCACAACATAACCGTATTCTACGGCTGTCCCTCTGGGTTTTCCTTTGGTGAGAGAAACTTCACGTGCAAGAATGACAGAACTCAGTTTGGTTTCTATGCTGAGATGACAGATGGGTTGTCGGCCGAGTTTCCTGAGCTTGAGCAATGCGAGCTTCGTATCCAAGTGCCGATTTTCAGAGAATTTTTGCTGGTGTCTGATGGCGGAATAGACTCTCTGAAAGAAGCTGCTTCTCGAGGGTTTGACGTTTACTATAGAGCTGCTGATGGTAAAAGGTGCAGGACGTGCGAAGAAAGTAAAGGATTTTGCGGATCTATGGAGATTTCTAAGAACCAGTTTGCGTGTCATTGTTCAGATGGATCAGAAGATCTGGAATGCTACGGTTACAGTGCTAATCACAGTAGTTCGTGA
- the LOC106756455 gene encoding LEAF RUST 10 DISEASE-RESISTANCE LOCUS RECEPTOR-LIKE PROTEIN KINASE-like 2.3 — protein MEDDHDHMHIHIYMMCWLLLITLPHSHCETGATFDYSVCKKHSYNCGNLSNIFYPFWGHNRSSECGSGDPFKLTCNHDHNTTSIQIASENFTVKEINNTAHTMKLVPADTVTNLCSPQSENGNESHTGLFQDSPSVQKITIFYYCPCIRTFSYGHFMCGDDITYYALDYDRLFVDYPQLLSCKRSLHTWSDAQLNFSGGILALEKVLNEGFVVNYNVSRVCERCLGSEGRCWRDDIEKHVVNSCYYCQNGSHGLHCSPSPLKTTTSSAAIATVLICVAIFCLRYKSSIMQGHFGLTSKSNRNIEAFLKNHGAQTLKRYKFSEVKKMTNSFKVKLGEGSFGAVYKGEILNGCPVAIKKLSASKGNGEDFINEVASISRTSHVNVVQLLGFCLEGSNKALIYEYMSNGSLDKFIYNKGVKAIPSLGWDNLCQIAKGIAQGLEYLHKGCNTRILHFDIKPHNILLDENFCPKISDFGLAKLCPMKESTIFMSDQRGTIGYKAPEVWNRHLGGVSHKSDVYSYGMMLLEMVGGRRNINAEANHRSEIYFPHWAYNRLKQGRELRADWVITTEEQEIARRMTIVGLWCVQTIPHDRPTMSRVIDMLEANMNSLEMPPKPDHSSPIS, from the exons ATGGAAGACGATCATGATCATATGCATATACATATTTACATGATGTGTTGGTTATTGTTAATCACTTTGCCACACTCTCACTGTGAAACAGGTGCCACTTTTGATTATTCAGTTTGCAAGAAGCATTCTTACAACTGTGGAAATTTGTCCAACATCTTCTATCCTTTCTGGGGACACAATCGATCTTCTGAATGTGGCAGTGGCGATCCTTTCAAACTCACTTGCAATCATGATCACAACACTACTTCAATTCAAATTGCCTCCGAAAACTTCACAGTGAAGGAGATCAACAACACTGCTCACACCATGAAACTGGTGCCGGCAGACACTGTTACGAATCTATGCTCTCCGCAATCTGAGAATGGAAATGAGAGCCACACCGGTTTGTTCCAGGATTCTCCTTCAGTGCAAAAGATTACCATATTTTACTATTGTCCCTGCATCAGAACTTTCTCTTATGGACACTTTATGTGTGGAGATGATATCACTTATTATGCACTGGATTATGATAGGCTTTTCGTTGATTATCCACAACTTCTAAGTTGCAAGCGAAGTTTACACACGTGGAGTGATGCTCAGTTGAATTTTTCTGGTGGAATTCTTGCTTTGGAGAAAGTTCTCAATGAAGGGTTTGTGGTGAACTATAATGTTTCTCGAGTTTGCGAAAGATGTTTGGGAAGTGAAGGGCGTTGCTGGAGAGATGATATTGAAAAACATGTAGTGAACTCTTGCTACTATTGCCAAAATGGTTCTCATGGCCTACACTGTTCTCCCAGTCCTCTCAAAACCACCACAAGCA GTGCAGCAATTGCAACTGTGTTGATATGTGTAGCAATTTTCTGTCTAAGATACAAGTCATCAATCATGCAAGGACATTTTGGGTTGACTTCAAAAAGTAACAGAAATATTGAAGCATTCCTTAAAAATCATGGAGCTCAAACTCTAAAAAGATACAAATTTTCAGAAGTGAAGAAAATGACCAACTCCTTCAAAGTAAAACTAGGTGAAGGTAGTTTTGGTGCAGTATACAAAGGAGAGATACTCAATGGTTGCCCTGTGGCCATAAAGAAACTGAGTGCATCCAAAGGAAATGGTGAAGACTTTATCAACGAAGTTGCCAGTATTAGTAGAACTTCTCATGTTAATGTTGTTCAGCTTCTTGGATTCTGTTTGGAGGGAAGCAATAAAGCTCTCATTTATGAATATATGTCTAATGGTTCTCTTGACAAGTTTATTTACAATAAGGGAGTCAAAGCCATTCCATCGTTGGGTTGGGATAATTTGTGCCAAATTGCCAAAGGGATAGCTCAAGGACTAGAATACTTGCACAAGGGATGCAACACTCGCATTTTACATTTTGACATAAAACCACACAACATACTTCTGGATGAAAATTTTTGTCCCAAGATATCAGATTTTGGACTGGCAAAGCTTTGCCCCATGAAAGAGAGCACTATTTTCATGTCAGATCAAAGAGGAACAATAGGGTATAAAGCTCCAGAAGTGTGGAACAGACATCTTGGTGGAGTTTCACACAAATCAGATGTTTACAGTTATGGAATGATGCTGCTAGAAATGGTGGGAGGGAGAAGAAACATTAATGCAGAAGCCAATCACCGAAGTGAGATATACTTCCCACACTGGGCATACAACAGGCTAAAGCAGGGTAGAGAATTGAGAGCTGATTGGGTGATAACCACAGAAGAACAGGAAATAGCAAGGAGAATGACCATAGTGGGATTATGGTGTGTTCAAACGATTCCACATGATAGACCTACAATGAGTAGAGTAATAGATATGCTGGAAGCCAACATGAATTCCTTGGAAATGCCTCCAAAACCTGATCATTCTTCCCCAATCAGTTGa
- the LOC106768263 gene encoding protein SAR DEFICIENT 1, translated as MAAKRLFNDSERDPDEPDDKRIRNNTTTPSFASVIGEVVMIKNFENLFTAMEPVLKRVVGEEVERVMRQWSRSFTRSPSLRLQAMEQPSSLQLCFSKRLFLPIFTGSRILDVDENPINIVLMDRSNNNEMVPTSLPHAIKLEILVIDGDFSPSEDWTSDEFNRHIVKERHGKRPLLAGELNLIMRDGVAPTGEMEFTDNSSWIRCRKFRVAVRVAPGSNQGVRIREGMTEAFMVKDHRGELYKKHYPPMLDDEVWRLEKIGKDGAFNKKLSSQGIKTVQEFLKLAVVDTLKLRNILGVGMSDKMWEVTIKHAMTCDIGSKLYIYRGPQFTLFLDPICRLIRADISGQTFSNRDQISQLNKTYVDKLVRDAYARWPSLEVIDAVLNDNIAVLTQGDQTAVSVATYDQNEYYSGQSASYVANNNTQMGSSEWSLYQAYSTLPFANGFPSNFSATQTDGDMTASGSSSGC; from the exons ATGGCTGCGAAAAGATTGTTCAATGATTCTGAACGAGACCCTGATGAGCCAGACGACAAACGGATAAGAAATAACACTACCACACCTTCTTTTGCTTC TGTAATAGGAGAAGTAGTCATGATAAAGAACTTTGAGAATCTTTTCACTGCAATGGAACCTGTGCTTAAAAGAGTG GTGGGTGAGGAAGTTGAACGAGTTATGAGACAGTGGTCACGCTCCTTTACCAGGTCTCCTTCGTTGAGACTCCAAGCAATGGAGCAGCCATCAAGCTTGCAATTATGCTTCAGCAAGAGGCTTTTCCTTCCAATTTTCACAGGTAGCAGGATTCTTGACGTTGATGAGAACCCCATCAACATAGTTCTGATGGACAGAAGCAACAACAACGAAATGGTCCCCACAAGTCTCCCACATGCCATCAAGCTCGAGATTCTGGTTATTGATGGAGATTTTTCTCCTTCTGAGGATTGGACGAGTGATGAATTTAACAGACACATAGTGAAGGAAAGACATGGGAAGCGACCTTTACTTGCAGGAGAATTGAACTTGATCATGCGAGATGGAGTTGCACCAACTGGGGAAATGGAATTCACAGATAACTCTAGTTGGATCCGCTGCAGGAAGTTCAGAGTTGCAGTGAGGGTAGCACCAGGGAGTAACCAAGGAGTTCGAATTCGTGAAGGAATGACTGAAGCATTTATGGTCAAGGATCACCGTGGAGAAT TGTACAAAAAACACTACCCTCCAATGCTTGATGACGAAGTGTGGCGCCTGGAAAAGATAGGTAAAGATGGAGCTTTCAACAAAAAGTTGTCTTCGCAGGGCATAAAAACAGTTCAAGAATTTCTTAAACTAGCAGTCGTTGACACTCTCAAGCTAAGAAAT ATTTTGGGCGTGGGGATGTCAGACAAAATGTGGGAAGTGACAATCAAGCATGCAATGACTTGTGACATAGGGAGCAAGTTGTACATTTATCGTGGACCACAGTTTACTCTTTTTCTGGATCCAATATGCAGATTAATTAGAGCAGACATCAGTGGACAGACATTTTCCAACAGAGATCAAATCTCCCAATTGAATAAG ACCTATGTAGACAAATTGGTGAGAGATGCATACGCGAGATGGCCTAGCTTGGAGGTGATAGATGCGGTTCTGAACGATAACATTGCTGTGTTAACCCAAG GTGATCAAACTGCTGTCTCAGTAGCCACATATGATCAGAATGAGTATTACAGTGGCCAATCTGCAAGCTATGTTGCAAATAACAACACGCAAATGGGAAGCAGCGAGTGGTCACTGTATCAAGCCTACAGCACATTGCCGTTTGCTAATGGTTTTCCTTCTAATTTCTCAGCAACACAAACAGATGGAGACATGACCGCTTCAGGTTCAAGCTCTGGATGTTGA
- the LOC106774333 gene encoding 26S proteasome non-ATPase regulatory subunit 13 homolog A, protein MAALQYLESLRNSQPELADWYNSLADLYQKKLWHQLTLKLEQFVALAVFQAGDALIQLYHNFITDFETKINLLKLAHFAVIVSRQYSEKEAAIGYLEAVIEKLQATREQRIEEPILYIKMQIAIFKLEQGDQKESKRLLEDGKTTLDSMTDIDPSVYANYYWVSSQYHKTRQEFAEFYKSALLYLAYTSVESLSESFKLDLAFDLSLSALLGDNIYNFGELLAHPIIKSLLGTKVEWLYYILQAFNSGDLVQYQELCRVHNAALRAQPALVQNEQKLLEKINILCLMEIIFSRPSEDRTIPLSVIAERTKLSIENVEHLLMKSLSVHLIEGIIDQVEGTVHVSWVQPRVLGIQQIKSLRDRLDSWTGKVHTALLSIEAETPDLIGS, encoded by the exons ATGGCTGCTTTGCAATACTTGGAATCGTTGCGGAATTCGCAACCTGAGCTCGCCGATTGGTACAATTCGCTCGCAGATCTGTATCAGAAGAAGCTTTGGCATCAGCTCACCCTTAAACTCGAGCAGTTTGTCGCACTCGCTGTTTTTCAG GCCGGTGATGCGCTGATTCAATtatatcacaatttcatcacagACTTCGAGACTAAAATCAACCTTCTGAAGCTTGCACATTTTGCTGTTATAGTTTCTCGGCAGTATTCTGAAAAAGAAGCAGCGATTGGTTATCTTGAAGCAGTCATTGAGAAACTGCAAGCCACTAGAGAGCAGCGCATAGAAGAACCTATCCTTTACATTAAGATGCAAATAGCAATATTCAAGCTTGAGCAAGGTGACCAGAAGGAAAGCAAGAGACTCCTAGAAGATGGGAAGACTACACTTGACAGCATGACAGATATTGATCCATCTGTATATGCTAACTATTACTGGGTATCGTCTCAATATCACAAGACCCGCCAAGAATTTGCAGAGTTCTACAAAAGTGCCCTTCTCTATTTGGCATACACATCAGTGGAGTCTCTATCAGAATCATTCAAGCTG gatttagcATTTGATTTGTCTCTCTCTGCGCTTCTTGGGGACAATATCTACAACTTCGGAGAGCTACTTGCGCATCCTATA ATCAAGAGCCTTCTGGGGACAAAAGTGGAATGGCTTTACTATATTCTGCAGGCATTCAATTCTGGTGATTTAGTACAATATCAAGAATTGTGTCGGGTTCATAATGCTGCTTTAAGAGCCCAACCAGCACTGGTTCAAAATGAACAGAAGTTGTTGGAAAAGATCAACATCCTCTGTCTGATGGAGATAATTTTCAG TCGGCCTTCAGAAGATCGAACTATTCCCTTGAGTGTAATTGCTGAACGTACAAAACTTTCCATAGAGAATGTGGAACATCTCCTAATGAAGAGCTTATCT GTTCATCTAATTGAGGGTATAATTGATCAAGTTGAGGGCACAGTGCACGTTTCCTGGGTGCAACCAAGAGTTCTGGGTATTCAACAGATCAAATCCTTACGGGATAGACTTGACAGTTGGACAGGGAAAGTACACACTGCATTGTTGTCCATCGAGGCAGAAACACCTGATCTAATCGGATCGTGA
- the LOC111241405 gene encoding LEAF RUST 10 DISEASE-RESISTANCE LOCUS RECEPTOR-LIKE PROTEIN KINASE-like 2.5, with protein sequence MDTYSATSAAIVVLFICLAILCLRYKSSLWQEHFGLTTKSNQNIEAFLKNHAALTIQRYSLSEVKKMTSNFKVKLGQGGFGAVFQGKLSNGSHVAIKMLNETKKNGEDFINEVASISRTSHVNIVTLLGFCLEGRKRALVYEFMSNGSLDKFIYREPENIALLSWDIIYQISMGIAQGLEYLQRGCKT encoded by the exons ATGGATACTTACA GTGCTACAAGTGCAGCGATTGTTGTATTGTTCATATGTTTGGCCATTCTGTGTTTGAGATACAAGTCATCGTTGTGGCAAGAACATTTTGGGTTGACTACAAAAAGTAACCAAAATATTGAAGCATTCCTTAAAAATCATGCTGCTCTAACTATACAAAGGTATAGCTTATCAGAGGTCAAGAAAATGACAAGCAACTTCAAAGTTAAACTAGGACAAGGAGGTTTTGGTGCAGTGTTCCAAGGAAAGCTATCCAATGGTAGTCACGTAGCTATAAAGATGTTGAACGAAACAAAAAAGAATGGTGAAGATTTCATCAACGAGGTTGCAAGCATCAGTAGAACTTCTCACGTTAATATTGTCACTCTTCTTGGATTCTGTCTGGAAGGCCGCAAGAGGGCTCTCGTTTATGAATTTATGTCAAACGGTTCCCTTGACAAATTCATTTATAGAGAACCCGAAAACATTGCACTCTTGAGTTGGgatattatatatcaaatctCCATGGGTATAGCTCAGGGGCTAGAATACTTGCAAAGAGGATGCAAAACATga
- the LOC106756473 gene encoding LEAF RUST 10 DISEASE-RESISTANCE LOCUS RECEPTOR-LIKE PROTEIN KINASE-like 2.1: MPLSLVPLSSSLINTLFFFSLLFPTYASSDAEGYAACEPFSCGKLTNISYPFWSKDQPGYCGHPKFKLDCHHDNATIDIVSQTFQVIDMNKKSKVLTIARLDLLADPCTNDYVNVKLDPEFFNYTSNDDYYTLLYDCGSLGYRSRSANSGGAIAFNCSKDGALRAVYFVLSTEVVNFNSLGCKNSINVSVLREAVKSDSDVGNVLASGFEVGWSGVNEDECDGCTRSSGRCGYSSSTSGFMCVSPAPTGTLSMLSSFSCFDYGGIQLLLRIQIS; this comes from the coding sequence ATGCCTCTTTCTCTTGTTccactttcttcttctctcataaacacccttttcttcttctccctctTATTCCCAACTTATGCATCTAGTGATGCTGAAGGGTACGCAGCATGTGAGCCTTTTAGCTGTGGGAAACTCACCAATATTAGCTACCCATTTTGGAGTAAGGACCAGCCAGGCTACTGTGGCCATCCAAAGTTCAAGCTTGATTGCCATCACGACAACGCGACAATTGACATCGTGTCACAGACATTCCAAGTCATTGACATGAATAAAAAATCTAAGGTTTTGACGATTGCAAGGTTGGATTTATTGGCCGACCCTTGTACTAATGATTATGTGAATGTGAAGTTGGATCCTGAATTCTTTAACTACACTTCTAATGATGATTATTACACTTTGTTATATGACTGCGGTTCTCTTGGATATAGATCTAGAAGTGCGAATAGTGGAGGAGCAATAGCATTTAATTGCTCCAAAGATGGTGCTCTTCGAGCTGTATACTTTGTGTTAAGTACTGAAGTGGTTAATTTCAATAGTCTGGGATGCAAGAACAGCATCAATGTTTCTGTTCTAAGAGAGGCTGTGAAGAGTGATTCGGATGTGGGAAATGTTTTAGCAAGTGGATTTGAGGTTGGATGGAGTGGTGTGAATGAAGACGAATGTGATGGTTGCACAAGATCTAGTGGGAGATGTGGATACAGTTCATCTACGAGTGGATTTATGTGTGTCTCTCCAGCACCAACAGGTACACTGAGTATGTTATCTTCCTTCTCTTGTTTTGATTATGGTGGTATTCAACTTTTGTTGAGGATCCAAATATCTTAG